The following coding sequences are from one Thermoplasmata archaeon window:
- a CDS encoding MoaD/ThiS family protein — protein sequence MPNIRIEFYGAFREYAKEMNLSLPKNATLEDVFRELNANMPELNRKIEATETAIIVVNGRRVERGYVLQDGDVVKFFSSVLGG from the coding sequence ATGCCAAACATAAGAATTGAATTTTACGGTGCTTTCAGGGAGTATGCGAAGGAGATGAACCTTTCGCTCCCGAAAAATGCCACATTGGAAGATGTGTTCCGTGAACTGAATGCAAACATGCCAGAACTTAATAGAAAAATTGAAGCGACGGAGACAGCAATTATCGTGGTTAATGGCAGGAGAGTTGAGCGTGGTTATGTCCTGCAGGATGGTGATGTTGTGAAGTTTTTTTCAAGTGTGCTGGGTGGTTGA
- a CDS encoding PHP domain-containing protein, with the protein MKVDMHVHTVYSQDSKIELLELLRYARKLGIGVGITDHNRIKGALHGVKLGKTLGVFVVPGIEVSTKAGHVIGYNLDVEVKQGLSVEETIEKIRDAGGFVVIPHPYRFVSGIGDLVKRVYCDAIEVQNSRNSAGVNRKAREIAEQGKKGFSAGSDAHSIEEVGTSYVVADAEKVENLLEQISKGDVEVYGNSRGVGSVIAQYGKMLSGYIKRGFRRV; encoded by the coding sequence GTGAAAGTGGATATGCATGTGCATACAGTGTATTCGCAGGATTCAAAAATTGAGCTTCTGGAATTGCTGAGATATGCAAGAAAGCTCGGGATTGGCGTGGGCATTACGGACCACAACAGAATAAAAGGTGCGTTGCATGGTGTGAAGCTTGGAAAAACTCTAGGCGTTTTTGTTGTGCCAGGGATTGAGGTGAGCACGAAAGCAGGGCATGTGATTGGCTACAATCTGGATGTTGAGGTGAAGCAAGGGCTTTCAGTTGAGGAAACGATTGAAAAAATTAGAGATGCTGGTGGCTTCGTGGTTATCCCGCATCCATACAGATTTGTTTCTGGGATTGGTGATTTAGTTAAACGAGTTTACTGCGATGCTATAGAGGTGCAGAACTCAAGGAACAGTGCTGGTGTGAATAGAAAGGCAAGAGAGATTGCTGAGCAAGGAAAGAAAGGTTTTAGTGCAGGCTCCGATGCCCACAGCATTGAGGAAGTTGGAACGAGCTATGTGGTTGCTGATGCAGAGAAAGTCGAGAATTTGCTTGAGCAAATTAGCAAAGGCGATGTGGAAGTTTATGGAAATTCCAGAGGAGTTGGAAGCGTGATAGCCCAGTATGGAAAAATGCTCAGTGGATATATAAAAAGAGGATTTAGGAGAGTTTAG
- a CDS encoding OFA family MFS transporter, whose amino-acid sequence MSDEKILGMDAEKGRWLLVVAGLIINLCLGTIYSWSVFQKPLQTYFGELGTRPSDAQMLLAFSIFLACFAIAMPLTGKFIEKFGPKKITIVGGLLTGLGWLSASFSTQIEMMYVTYGMIGGIGVGIAYGCPIAVSTRWFPDNKGLAVGLTVLGFGFSAFVTANLANWLIGAYGIMSTLRIFGLIFIALIFLLALPMKFPPSGWKPRNWQPPVKKDEKKKTEYTREEMLKTPTFYGLWLSFFIGCLAGLMAIGIAKQVSGEVNVPAEISAMLVGFFAIFNGLGRPAFGKLTDMLNPQRTAMLSFGLIALSALLLIVKPTMEIYLLSFAILWGCLGGWLAIAPAATATYFGTKDYPRCYGVVFVAYGAGAIAGPLLAGYIKDTTGSYLNVFPYVCGLALIGLAVAFLMLKQK is encoded by the coding sequence ATGTCTGATGAAAAAATTCTCGGAATGGATGCAGAGAAAGGAAGATGGTTACTTGTTGTTGCAGGTTTGATAATCAACCTCTGCCTTGGAACAATTTACTCATGGTCAGTGTTCCAGAAACCCCTTCAGACATATTTTGGAGAGTTAGGAACAAGGCCATCTGATGCACAGATGCTGCTTGCCTTCTCAATATTCCTCGCCTGTTTCGCAATTGCGATGCCACTTACAGGCAAGTTTATAGAAAAATTTGGTCCGAAAAAAATTACAATCGTTGGGGGCTTGCTCACAGGTCTTGGCTGGCTTTCCGCTTCATTTTCAACACAAATTGAGATGATGTATGTTACCTATGGTATGATTGGAGGCATTGGTGTGGGTATTGCCTATGGCTGCCCAATCGCAGTGTCAACACGCTGGTTCCCAGATAACAAAGGGCTTGCTGTTGGTTTAACTGTTCTCGGTTTTGGTTTTTCTGCCTTTGTCACCGCAAATCTTGCAAACTGGCTCATCGGAGCATATGGCATAATGTCAACACTCAGAATATTTGGGTTGATTTTTATTGCCCTGATTTTCCTACTGGCTTTACCGATGAAATTTCCGCCATCTGGCTGGAAGCCAAGGAACTGGCAGCCGCCTGTAAAGAAAGATGAGAAAAAGAAAACTGAATATACAAGAGAAGAGATGCTCAAAACTCCAACATTTTATGGGCTCTGGCTCAGCTTTTTCATTGGTTGTCTTGCAGGACTCATGGCAATCGGAATTGCAAAGCAAGTGAGCGGCGAGGTGAATGTCCCCGCAGAAATTTCAGCTATGCTTGTTGGTTTCTTCGCAATTTTCAATGGGCTTGGTAGACCTGCGTTCGGAAAACTCACGGACATGCTTAATCCGCAGAGAACAGCAATGTTATCATTTGGCTTGATTGCACTAAGTGCTTTGCTACTGATAGTGAAGCCCACAATGGAAATTTACCTTCTCTCCTTTGCAATTCTCTGGGGTTGCCTTGGGGGCTGGCTTGCAATTGCTCCTGCAGCAACAGCCACATACTTTGGCACTAAGGACTACCCAAGATGCTATGGCGTTGTTTTCGTTGCCTATGGGGCTGGGGCAATTGCAGGGCCATTGCTTGCAGGCTATATAAAAGACACAACTGGAAGTTATCTCAATGTGTTTCCATATGTCTGTGGCTTGGCTCTGATAGGGCTGGCTGTGGCTTTCCTCATGCTTAAACAAAAATAA
- a CDS encoding phosphatidylglycerol lysyltransferase domain-containing protein: protein MAVFPDFEPLGLEHKVLKEVLLHANPITSEMCFGSLFIWRDTYPAYISKIGNGFVLKGEEEFLMPVCERNPAETEKIVQAIEDYNRARQKRTVFRFTPKDCAEFLKQRAYEIVPDRDNFDYLYLTEELATLPGQKYYSKRKDIKKFVEKTGGNAVFVELKQEHLEQCLALNLNWIVEKELNNDFHVMAEHRALERAVKHYFELEFIGYAVLLDGKVVGFTIAEPLNKDTVVVHFEKGDYRLPGIYQYINQKFAEAMLGKFGYINREQDLGISGLRKAKESYHPITMVEKYTCTKET from the coding sequence ATGGCAGTATTTCCTGATTTTGAGCCATTGGGCCTGGAGCACAAGGTGTTGAAGGAAGTGCTTCTGCATGCTAACCCTATAACTTCGGAAATGTGCTTCGGAAGTTTGTTTATCTGGAGGGATACATACCCTGCGTACATCTCAAAAATTGGAAATGGATTTGTGCTTAAGGGTGAAGAAGAGTTTCTGATGCCAGTATGTGAAAGAAATCCTGCAGAGACAGAGAAGATTGTGCAGGCGATTGAGGACTACAATAGAGCAAGGCAAAAAAGAACAGTTTTCAGGTTCACACCAAAGGACTGTGCTGAGTTTTTGAAGCAAAGAGCGTATGAGATTGTGCCAGATAGGGATAACTTTGATTATCTTTACCTTACAGAGGAGCTTGCAACACTGCCAGGACAAAAATACTATAGCAAGAGAAAGGACATAAAAAAATTTGTTGAGAAAACTGGTGGAAATGCTGTGTTTGTTGAGTTAAAACAGGAACATCTTGAACAGTGCCTTGCACTCAATCTGAACTGGATTGTGGAGAAAGAGTTGAACAATGACTTTCATGTGATGGCAGAGCATCGAGCACTGGAAAGAGCTGTAAAGCATTATTTTGAACTTGAGTTCATTGGCTATGCGGTGCTGCTTGATGGGAAGGTTGTGGGCTTCACAATTGCAGAGCCATTAAACAAGGACACCGTTGTTGTCCATTTTGAGAAAGGAGATTATCGTTTGCCAGGAATATACCAGTATATAAACCAGAAATTTGCAGAGGCAATGTTAGGCAAATTCGGATACATCAATCGGGAACAGGATTTGGGGATATCTGGCTTGAGAAAGGCAAAGGAATCATATCACCCGATTACCATGGTAGAAAAATACACATGCACGAAAGAAACATGA
- a CDS encoding aldehyde ferredoxin oxidoreductase family protein produces the protein MYGYTGKILVADLSKEKTSVKELERSRAKKYLGGVGLAASFIWELTDAKTDPLQPENPLIFVTGPVNGTGFPPTGRFAVCSLSPLTGIWGESHSGGFFGPMMKYAGFDMLLITGRSKEAVYLAIDDGNVELRSAKHLWGKDVLETTDRIKEEMPGAEVACIGPAGENLVKFASIQVCKYRAAGRTGMGAVMGAKHLKAIAVRGENEIKVYDVDKFVALVEEARQRYTKERWGIAAQESLGKYGTTSLVEAEQEIGRLPTKNHSTGIFKDFDKIGGEAVRKYVRKKRKACMGCAIQCKYVAVIDAGEFGGTITEGPEYETLVAFGSDELNSRLDAIVYANYLCNKLGLDTISTGKSIAFAMELSEKGLINQSIKWGDVETMVKLVEDIAYRRGFGNELAEGVRNLAAKLGAEAEKLAVHVKGLEMSGQDGRAHKSIGLTHAISVRGADHLRSISCLDELGYVDIAKERYPEDAKIILDLRSEKLKGILVEDMETNYAIVDSLIICKYGTMWPPIFYYSDYARLIYYTTGFKDYQKPENVRKLGERICLLRRAINARRGITRKDDTLPYKQLHEPMPDGPAKGEVVHLDVMLDEFYDARGCTRDGKPKYSKLKELGMKQVGDALAKEGIISKEH, from the coding sequence ATGTATGGATACACAGGCAAAATTCTTGTTGCGGATTTGTCAAAGGAAAAAACCTCTGTTAAGGAGCTTGAGCGAAGCAGAGCAAAGAAATATCTTGGCGGTGTCGGGCTTGCCGCAAGCTTTATCTGGGAACTGACAGATGCAAAGACAGACCCATTGCAGCCAGAGAACCCACTTATCTTTGTAACAGGGCCTGTCAATGGCACAGGTTTCCCACCAACTGGAAGGTTTGCGGTCTGCTCCCTCTCTCCATTGACTGGAATCTGGGGTGAAAGCCATTCTGGAGGTTTCTTCGGCCCGATGATGAAGTATGCTGGCTTTGACATGCTCTTGATTACTGGCAGGAGCAAGGAAGCGGTCTATCTTGCGATAGATGATGGGAATGTGGAATTGAGAAGTGCTAAGCATCTCTGGGGCAAAGATGTCCTGGAGACAACGGATAGAATTAAGGAAGAAATGCCTGGTGCAGAGGTTGCCTGCATTGGTCCAGCTGGAGAAAATCTTGTGAAGTTTGCCTCAATCCAGGTATGCAAATACCGTGCTGCAGGTAGGACTGGCATGGGTGCAGTGATGGGGGCAAAGCATTTGAAGGCAATTGCTGTCAGAGGCGAGAATGAAATCAAGGTCTACGATGTAGATAAATTCGTGGCTTTAGTTGAGGAAGCAAGACAAAGATACACGAAGGAGCGGTGGGGAATTGCCGCCCAGGAATCGCTTGGAAAGTATGGAACCACATCTCTGGTTGAGGCAGAGCAGGAGATTGGACGCTTGCCCACAAAGAATCATAGCACTGGCATCTTCAAGGATTTCGACAAGATTGGTGGCGAAGCAGTAAGGAAGTATGTGCGAAAGAAACGAAAGGCCTGCATGGGCTGTGCAATCCAGTGCAAGTATGTGGCGGTTATCGATGCTGGTGAGTTTGGTGGCACAATCACAGAGGGGCCTGAGTATGAGACGCTCGTGGCTTTTGGCTCTGATGAACTCAATTCCAGATTGGATGCAATTGTGTATGCAAACTACCTTTGCAACAAACTCGGTCTTGACACAATAAGCACGGGCAAGAGCATTGCATTTGCAATGGAGTTGAGTGAAAAGGGACTGATTAACCAGAGCATAAAATGGGGCGATGTTGAGACCATGGTGAAACTTGTGGAGGACATTGCTTACAGGCGCGGCTTTGGCAATGAACTTGCAGAGGGTGTCCGAAATCTGGCTGCAAAACTTGGTGCCGAGGCAGAAAAACTCGCAGTGCATGTTAAAGGGCTTGAAATGTCTGGACAGGACGGAAGGGCACACAAGTCAATTGGCTTAACTCACGCGATTTCTGTGAGAGGTGCAGACCACTTACGAAGCATTTCCTGTCTTGATGAACTTGGGTATGTGGATATAGCAAAGGAGCGATATCCTGAGGATGCAAAAATAATTTTAGATTTGAGAAGTGAAAAATTGAAAGGAATTTTAGTTGAGGACATGGAAACAAACTATGCGATTGTGGACTCGCTCATCATCTGTAAATACGGCACGATGTGGCCGCCAATTTTCTACTATTCAGATTATGCACGCCTGATTTACTACACGACTGGCTTCAAGGATTATCAAAAGCCAGAGAATGTGAGAAAATTGGGAGAACGCATCTGCTTGCTCCGTAGAGCAATCAATGCAAGGCGAGGAATCACAAGAAAGGACGATACCTTGCCATACAAGCAACTCCACGAGCCAATGCCTGATGGCCCTGCAAAAGGAGAGGTTGTGCATCTCGATGTGATGCTGGATGAGTTCTATGATGCAAGGGGCTGCACGAGAGATGGAAAGCCAAAATACAGCAAGCTCAAAGAATTGGGAATGAAGCAGGTTGGTGATGCACTGGCAAAGGAAGGGATAATTTCAAAAGAGCATTGA
- a CDS encoding 4Fe-4S dicluster domain-containing protein produces MSSGAKRKTRIMVDKEKCTGCKACMLACAVKHTGKYSLSMARIWVNEIDELEVVPNVCRHCISPACLKACNAGAIRKEGEVVILDMKKCTGCRACIDACPFGAIKYSNRLKKALKCDLCDGDPACIKACITNALY; encoded by the coding sequence ATGTCATCAGGAGCTAAAAGAAAGACCAGAATAATGGTAGATAAGGAGAAGTGCACTGGTTGCAAGGCCTGCATGCTCGCCTGTGCAGTAAAACACACTGGAAAATACTCTCTATCCATGGCAAGAATCTGGGTGAATGAAATTGATGAACTTGAAGTCGTGCCAAATGTCTGCAGGCATTGTATCTCTCCTGCTTGCCTGAAGGCATGCAATGCTGGTGCAATCAGAAAAGAAGGGGAGGTTGTGATTTTGGATATGAAAAAATGCACTGGTTGCAGGGCTTGCATAGATGCCTGTCCTTTTGGTGCAATAAAATACTCAAACAGGCTAAAGAAGGCACTGAAATGTGACCTCTGTGACGGAGACCCCGCATGCATCAAAGCATGTATAACTAATGCCCTTTATTGA